Proteins from a genomic interval of Tenacibaculum sp. SZ-18:
- a CDS encoding DUF1826 domain-containing protein produces MDTLQNITHSSIDTKSTVLKDIHEKEVNICVYNRNISFLKRDIQKLILSDIKINYKGDYDIISQHLNSNKTLNKTKLILEDITILLKSFKRISGSSNLSILLSTVKDNMCKRFHVDCNSIRMLCTYAGKGTQWLHNSNVNRKALHSFKDNNAIVVNNKNINQVATGAVILLKGQNYSKEYSQGIVHRSPPVGTNDNNRLLLRIDSI; encoded by the coding sequence ATGGATACACTGCAAAACATCACACATTCGTCTATTGATACAAAATCCACAGTATTGAAGGATATACATGAAAAGGAAGTAAATATTTGCGTATACAACAGAAATATTAGTTTTCTTAAAAGAGATATACAAAAACTAATCTTATCTGATATAAAAATTAATTACAAGGGAGACTATGATATTATTTCACAGCACCTCAATTCAAACAAAACACTTAATAAAACCAAACTTATTTTGGAAGATATTACCATACTTCTTAAGTCGTTTAAGAGAATTTCTGGAAGTAGTAATCTTAGTATTCTTCTTTCTACAGTAAAAGATAACATGTGTAAAAGATTTCATGTTGACTGTAATTCTATTCGTATGCTATGTACTTATGCCGGAAAAGGAACCCAATGGTTACATAACAGCAATGTGAATAGAAAAGCTTTGCATTCTTTTAAAGATAATAACGCCATTGTAGTTAACAATAAAAATATAAATCAAGTTGCAACAGGAGCTGTCATTTTATTAAAAGGTCAAAACTATTCTAAAGAATATTCACAAGGAATTGTACATAGAAGTCCTCCAGTTGGTACTAACGACAATAATAGACTATTACTACGAATTGATTCTATTTAA
- a CDS encoding response regulator has protein sequence MAETRILIIEDNVITLNDMKSNVTRMGYDFVETALSGEEAIAIAKTFKPQLILADINLGKGITGIETSHEINKSNETPVIYITAYDDEETLQKAGITSPYAYILKPFKERELQIAIDIAIYKFNIQKQLKDANKQLNTELNQKENLLNLLKELNNQLKTKEELLNDRVDVLLLNNSNYLEQNSTLIQSRGDLIKELQNQQKENKQLRDRLTSNINKTRHKLSE, from the coding sequence ATGGCAGAAACTAGGATTTTGATAATTGAAGACAATGTAATTACCTTAAATGATATGAAATCGAATGTTACTCGGATGGGGTATGATTTTGTGGAAACGGCATTGTCTGGAGAGGAGGCAATAGCAATCGCAAAAACATTTAAACCACAATTAATTTTAGCTGATATAAATCTGGGAAAAGGAATAACTGGAATAGAAACTAGTCATGAAATAAATAAATCAAATGAAACACCTGTAATTTATATTACTGCATATGACGACGAAGAAACATTACAGAAAGCAGGTATTACTTCTCCCTATGCATATATCTTAAAACCTTTCAAAGAGCGAGAACTTCAAATTGCCATAGACATAGCAATTTACAAATTCAACATTCAAAAACAATTAAAAGACGCTAATAAACAATTAAACACAGAATTAAATCAAAAGGAAAATTTACTCAACCTCCTAAAAGAACTCAATAATCAATTAAAAACAAAAGAGGAATTATTAAACGATCGAGTTGATGTTCTTCTACTTAATAATTCGAATTACTTGGAACAAAATTCAACATTAATTCAAAGTCGTGGAGATTTAATAAAAGAATTACAAAATCAACAAAAGGAAAATAAACAGTTACGTGATAGGCTTACATCAAATATCAATAAGACTCGTCACAAACTGTCTGAGTGA